One genomic segment of Phalacrocorax carbo chromosome Z, bPhaCar2.1, whole genome shotgun sequence includes these proteins:
- the DIMT1 gene encoding probable dimethyladenosine transferase, translating to MPKVRAGKRPRQERREGRASGILFNTGAGQHILKNPLVVNSIIEKAALRRTDVILEVGPGTGNLTVKMLEKVKKVIACEIDPRLVGELQKRVQGTCLANKLEIKVGDILKTDLPFFDACVANLPYQISSPFVFKLLLHRPFFRCAILMFQREFALRLVAKPGTKLYCRLSINTQLLARVDHLMKVGKNNFRPPPKVESSVVRIEPKNPPPPINFQEWDGLVRIAFVRKNKTLSAAFKSSAVEQLLDHNYRIHCSLHNTEIPENFKIAEKIQSVLKNTGYSEKRARSMDIDDFIRLLHGFNSEGIHFS from the exons atgccgAAGGTGCGGGCGGGGAAGCGGCCGCGGCAGGAGCGCCGGGAGGGCCGCGCTAGCG gcatCCTCTTCAACACCGGGGCCGGCCAGCACATCCTGAAGAACCCCCTCGTCGTCAACAGCATCATCGAGAAG GCTGCCCTACGACGCACAGATGTCATTCTGGAAGTAGGCCCAGGAACCGGCAACCTGACAGTAAAGATGttagagaaagtaaaaaaa gTTATTGCTTGTGAAATTGACCCTAGGCTTGTTGGTGAACTTCAGAAGAGAGTCCAGGGCAC GTGTCTGGCGAACAAACTTGAAATCAAGGTTGGAGATATCTTGAAAACAGACTTACCGTTCTTTGATGCATGTGTGGCTAACTTGCCTTACCAG ATTTCTTCACCTTTCGTTTTCAAGTTGTTGCTTCATAGACCTTTTTTCAG GTGTGCAATACTTATGTTTCAAAGGGAATTTGCACTTCGTTTGGTTGCAAAACCAGGAACTAAACTATACTGCAGACTCTCCATTAATACACAGTTGTTAGCTCGAGTGGACCATCTGATGAAG GTTGGAAAGAACAACTTCAGGCCTCCTCCCAAAGTTGAATCCAGTGTTGTCAGAATAGAGCCAAAGAACCCACCACCACCTATCAACTTCCAG gagtGGGATGGTCTGGTAAGGATAGCCTTTGTTAGGAAAAACAAGACACTCTCTGCAGCATTTAA GTCAAGTGCTGTAGAGCAGTTGCTGGATCATAATTACCGAATTCATTGTTCCTTACATAATACA GAGATACCTGAAAACTTCAAAATTGCAGAGAAAATTCAGTCAGTCCTGAAAAATACGGGTTACTCTGAAAAACGAGCCCGCTCAATGGATATAGATGATTTCATTAG ACTGCTGCACGGCTTCAATTCAGAAGGCATCCATTTCTCATAG